One bacterium DNA window includes the following coding sequences:
- a CDS encoding PKD domain-containing protein — protein sequence MKYKTIILTLLILCLSIFPTLASPLPERSSSNIQWWNSDFKCRKTVYPLLWEKTQQSSGIVYTIFTTGGLINDNGSDIRVIDNLGNIVPHKLIHCDPFGKTKIIFEDKTSFENYYIYFNNPNAQPANHNWDPLHTGLLLETRKFGSGYCKNWHQMKRLLDRNKQIYGKGYVPNIFQGYNLFGPSERFISIYSGYIYCAQTGVHWFATASDDASFLFIDNRLITQWPGAHGASEGIYGNYRGKIHLKAGIHKIDYYHTQFSGLTTAVAGWKKPEDKYFKLIPAQAFLSPIHTKVTNFEKYDNPIAADFTWEQISNYKIDKNIYSCLQFYNLSGDQKLGGLCIWDFGDGTTSKKTNPLHVYLQPGEYKVKLKIIADKVILKDAREIRGQIKSISPALEIEIPNGTCLFPAKEVRSIEKDISDTTSQNIRTVDVFFNKDEDYKNRSRKYTKIISEYLNKCDSPKTLMASINFFLQVGEDSLTAKACNLFLEQFSNLDPTQIAKVFIILGDFYKNSKKNPKQAFETYKKVLHISNEKNTVLLARRKMADIVAFDFKNYDKAIIEYKNILKEYENKKNEETKQILINLGDSYKALGDINNATKYYIISASSKKDIYMQGYYMHTISNYIKRKKISDAMEKIKKWEDQYPMSKLGYSSLYKAECYYYTQCYSEAIKELNMLMKINPESTILQEAKLFLAHCYRATGNSSEADKLYRQIITDYPGTIFAIEAKSKM from the coding sequence ATGAAGTATAAAACCATTATCCTTACATTATTAATTCTTTGCCTCTCTATTTTCCCTACTCTCGCTTCACCGCTCCCTGAACGCTCTTCTTCTAATATCCAATGGTGGAATTCTGATTTTAAATGCAGAAAGACTGTTTATCCACTTTTATGGGAAAAGACCCAACAATCCTCTGGCATAGTATACACAATCTTTACTACTGGTGGTCTTATAAATGATAATGGTTCTGACATAAGAGTAATAGATAATTTGGGCAATATTGTGCCGCATAAATTGATACATTGTGACCCATTTGGCAAGACAAAGATCATATTTGAGGATAAAACCAGTTTTGAAAATTACTACATTTATTTCAATAATCCAAACGCACAACCTGCGAACCATAACTGGGATCCTCTACATACAGGACTTTTACTGGAAACCAGAAAATTTGGCTCAGGATACTGCAAGAATTGGCACCAAATGAAAAGATTACTAGATAGGAATAAGCAGATATACGGGAAAGGATATGTTCCTAATATTTTTCAGGGCTATAATCTATTTGGTCCATCTGAAAGATTTATTAGCATCTACAGTGGATATATATACTGCGCCCAAACAGGTGTGCACTGGTTTGCAACTGCTTCTGATGATGCCTCTTTCTTATTCATAGATAATAGACTTATTACACAGTGGCCTGGAGCTCATGGGGCATCTGAAGGAATCTATGGCAATTACAGAGGGAAAATTCATCTTAAGGCGGGCATACACAAGATTGACTATTATCATACTCAATTCAGCGGTCTTACCACTGCTGTAGCAGGATGGAAGAAACCTGAGGATAAATACTTTAAGCTTATACCTGCTCAAGCGTTTTTATCACCCATTCATACTAAAGTAACAAACTTTGAGAAGTATGATAATCCTATAGCGGCTGACTTTACATGGGAGCAAATAAGCAATTATAAAATAGATAAAAATATTTACTCATGCTTACAATTCTATAATCTATCAGGAGACCAAAAACTTGGAGGTCTCTGCATCTGGGACTTTGGAGACGGAACAACAAGTAAAAAGACAAATCCTCTACATGTCTACCTTCAACCTGGAGAATATAAAGTTAAACTCAAAATAATAGCAGATAAAGTAATTCTTAAAGATGCTAGAGAAATCAGAGGACAAATTAAAAGTATCTCTCCTGCTCTTGAAATTGAAATCCCAAATGGAACATGTTTATTCCCAGCTAAAGAGGTTCGGTCAATAGAAAAAGACATATCAGACACTACCAGCCAAAACATAAGAACCGTGGATGTTTTTTTTAATAAGGACGAAGACTATAAAAACCGCTCTAGAAAATATACTAAGATTATCTCAGAATATTTAAATAAATGCGATTCTCCAAAAACACTCATGGCAAGCATAAACTTCTTTTTGCAAGTTGGAGAGGATTCCCTTACTGCTAAAGCATGTAACTTGTTTCTAGAACAGTTTAGCAACCTGGATCCAACTCAAATTGCCAAAGTGTTTATAATCTTGGGTGACTTTTATAAAAACAGCAAAAAAAATCCCAAACAAGCTTTTGAAACATATAAAAAAGTTTTACACATTTCTAATGAGAAAAATACAGTTTTACTTGCAAGGCGGAAAATGGCAGATATAGTAGCCTTTGACTTTAAAAACTATGACAAAGCTATTATTGAATATAAAAATATCCTGAAAGAATATGAAAATAAAAAAAATGAGGAGACAAAACAAATTCTCATTAATCTTGGAGATTCTTATAAGGCTCTGGGTGACATTAATAATGCAACTAAATACTACATCATTAGTGCATCCAGTAAAAAAGATATTTATATGCAAGGTTACTATATGCATACAATCTCAAACTATATAAAAAGAAAAAAGATCAGTGATGCTATGGAAAAAATAAAAAAATGGGAAGATCAGTATCCTATGAGTAAACTAGGATATAGTTCGTTATATAAAGCTGAGTGTTATTACTATACACAATGCTATTCAGAAGCAATAAAAGAGCTAAATATGTTGATGAAAATCAATCCTGAAAGCACCATACTCCAAGAAGCCAAATTATTCCTTGCTCATTGCTACAGAGCTACAGGAAATTCCTCAGAAGCAGATAAACTTTACAGACAAATAATCACTGATTATCCAGGAACAATATTTGCAATTGAGGCGAAATCCAAAATGTAG
- a CDS encoding sugar-binding protein yields the protein MINFRDKGNLSILITLLILVFCLVVINNYLSKKFKFALLIEISQKGTEGYLQPYMSKREQIKELRKFIKKHPHTPEVINKYIELGKIFEQIKSRREAYWTYKSAIRKEGNNPEIIKIYLLLMNSLKDKKSALFKVYRDVSKRFPDDRRMADVYKEYAKMLEDRKQKEEALKFYEIAAKYASRKEQLNILKKSAKAYFESGDNQKAIEIYDKILKDFMDIEKDIVEIYLSKSSILSFQGKYSEAINICNNALESSTVEKDKMRILEQIALINFHVAKSEEKLGRSSAAIKIYNDIIINSPDTIWAKNAMGELWVRDRSLKCPKRVYIAKRTSSPPKIDGSLSDACWSKAQKATDYVEYTTNKKASSQSVAMVTYDDKKIYFGFILYEENLSKLLIKAKTRDGKVWGDDCVELFLDTKRDYYSYYHFIMNPKEVFYDAFTPGGYKSYSEAWNGTWNRKAKIQSSKGYWTGEASISYSSLNVKHPIYNNEVWGINFNRARRAGQTELSCWSLTLESFHVPERFGYLVFE from the coding sequence ATGATCAATTTTAGGGATAAAGGGAATCTGTCCATTCTTATAACACTGCTTATATTGGTCTTCTGTCTGGTTGTTATCAACAATTATTTATCAAAAAAATTTAAATTTGCGCTGCTTATAGAAATCAGCCAGAAAGGAACAGAGGGTTACCTGCAGCCATACATGTCCAAACGGGAGCAAATAAAAGAGCTGAGGAAATTCATTAAAAAGCATCCACATACTCCCGAAGTAATAAATAAATATATCGAGCTTGGTAAAATTTTTGAGCAAATAAAATCAAGACGAGAAGCATATTGGACATATAAATCTGCCATTCGAAAAGAGGGAAATAATCCTGAGATCATAAAAATCTACCTGCTTCTTATGAATTCACTTAAAGATAAAAAATCAGCTTTATTTAAAGTTTATCGGGATGTGAGTAAAAGATTTCCTGATGATAGGCGTATGGCAGATGTATACAAGGAATATGCTAAAATGCTGGAGGATAGAAAACAAAAAGAAGAAGCTCTGAAATTCTATGAAATAGCTGCAAAATATGCCTCAAGAAAGGAACAATTAAACATTCTTAAAAAGTCTGCAAAAGCATATTTTGAATCAGGAGATAACCAAAAAGCAATTGAAATCTATGATAAGATACTTAAGGACTTCATGGATATAGAAAAAGATATTGTGGAAATATATCTATCAAAATCCAGCATTCTCTCTTTTCAGGGGAAATATTCAGAAGCGATCAATATATGTAATAACGCATTAGAATCATCCACAGTTGAAAAAGATAAAATGCGGATTTTAGAACAAATAGCCTTGATTAATTTCCATGTCGCCAAATCAGAAGAAAAACTAGGTAGATCAAGTGCTGCAATTAAAATATATAATGATATTATAATCAATAGTCCAGATACAATCTGGGCAAAAAATGCGATGGGAGAGCTCTGGGTACGTGACCGCTCTCTCAAATGTCCCAAACGAGTATATATTGCAAAAAGAACTTCCTCTCCGCCTAAAATAGATGGATCCCTATCTGATGCCTGCTGGAGCAAAGCCCAGAAAGCTACTGACTATGTTGAATACACAACCAATAAAAAGGCTTCTTCACAGAGTGTAGCTATGGTTACTTATGATGATAAAAAAATATACTTTGGATTTATTTTATATGAAGAAAATCTATCAAAGCTACTTATTAAAGCCAAAACCAGAGACGGCAAGGTTTGGGGTGATGACTGTGTAGAACTTTTTCTGGATACCAAAAGAGATTATTATAGTTACTACCATTTTATCATGAATCCAAAGGAAGTTTTTTATGATGCGTTCACACCTGGTGGATATAAGTCCTATTCAGAAGCTTGGAATGGAACCTGGAACAGGAAAGCCAAAATTCAGAGTTCAAAAGGTTATTGGACAGGTGAGGCAAGCATTAGTTATTCTTCCTTAAATGTAAAACATCCTATTTATAATAATGAAGTCTGGGGAATAAATTTTAATAGAGCTCGCAGAGCTGGCCAAACAGAACTCAGCTGCTGGTCACTTACATTAGAATCATTTCATGTCCCAGAGAGATTTGGATACTTGGTATTTGAATAA